The stretch of DNA gttttgtttgagacagagtctcgctctgtgcccaggctggagtgcagtggcaggatcttggctcactgcaagctccgcctcctgggttcacggcattctcctggtcagcctcccgagtagctgggactacaggtgcccgccctgacacccagctaattttttgtatttttagtagagatggagtttcaccgtgttagtcaggatggtctcaatctcctgacctcatgatctgcctgcctcggcctcctaaagcactgggattacaggcgtgagcctccgcgcccatccttattttgttttgttttttaactctttGTTCAAAATAAGTTGGGCAGAGGAACAAAGGATTCAGGAGTGGAGAAATTAGAAAGTGCTGGGAAATGTGGGacgcaagttttttgttttgtttcggttttgtttttttaaggggTAGGTGGGGTCTTCTGCATGATGAAAGTACTCCCTGTTAGATGctggtttgttttgctttcattcaGTTCCAGgcacaatgttttaaatataccATGTATTGGatgattattttctaaatgaatggATATCTGAATGtacttaattttctcatctgttgcTTTGGTTAATTGTTGTAGGATCCTAAAGGGTAAGGTCAGGTTTATATGTTCTCTTTCTACaactcccagcacagtgctgcaTGTTATGGGATGTGAGGGACCAGAGGTGATTTGTGCCGGGTGGAATGTGCACTAAAGTTATCATGGGAAAGGAAATAAAGGGGAGATAAGACAGAGATGTCCAAATATCTGGTGCTTTTTCTTTCCTATGCAGGTCAGAGTTTACCAGCAGGGACTCACAGAGCTCCGACAAGCAGATTCTAAACATCTATGACCTGTGCAACAAGTTCATAGCCTATAGCGCCGTCTTTGAGGATGTAGTGGATGTGCTTGCTGAGTGGGGCTCCCTGTACGTGCTGACGCGGGATGGGCGGGTCCACGCACTGCAGGAGAAGGACACACAGACCAAACTGGAGGCAAGGCCACCAGGCTCCCAGAGCTGGCCACAGGCACCTAGAAGCAGCTGCAGGAGCAGGTTCCCCAAGTCATATTGGCTAGGGTGTTTCCCTCCTCGTGGGTCACAGCCTTACTCAGCTTCCTTAGGGTAGGATTATAAGGTAAACGGCCTGGGATAGGGCTTTAGAGGGAAATAATGGCTGGGAGCCTGAGCCCACTCTAAGGGTTCACTTTGTTTCCAGAGCACCTTATGAAATAAGGTAATACTGATCTTGGGGATATCTGGGAGCTCTTGGTTTGTCTAGGATCTTGTCTAAGATCAGAAATCCAGGACTTTCCGTTTTGCGTGTTGTGGGCACATTTTGGGAAAGTATCTTACCAGGACCGCTTCTACCAATTTTCTAATCTCTCTTCCCTTCTAGATGCTGTTTAAGAAGAACCTATTTGAGATGGCGATTAACCTTGCCAAGAGCCAACATCTGGACAGTGATGGGCTGGCCCAGATTTTCATGCAATATGGAGACCATCTCTACAGCAAGGGCAACCACGATGGGGCTGTCCAGCAGTATATCCGGTCAGTCTGGAGGCACTTTGGGATATAACTGTGAATGCAGGGACAGGCAGCTAGATAGCTAAAGCCCATCCATGCTCCAGGTAGGGGCTAGAATTCTACCAGgaactgtttttgcttttgtgtttgttttgtttgtttttgttaggttttttttttcagatggagtttcactcttgttgcccaagctggagtacaatggcgtgatcttggctcactgcaacctccgcctcctgggttcaagcgattctcctgtctcagtttcgtgagtaactgggattacaggtgcatgccaccacacctggccaattttttgtatttttagtagaaacggggtttcaccatgttagacaggctggtcatgaactcctgacctcaggtggtctgcctgcttcggcctcccaaagtgctgagattataggtatgagccaccgtgcccagcgtttttttttgttttgttttgttttgtttgttttttgaggtggattctcactctttcacccgggctggggtgcaatggtgtgatctcagctctctgcagcttctgcctcaggttcaagtgattctcctatctcagccttccgagtagctgggattacaggtgcatgccgccatgctgggctaattttttgtattattagtagagacggggtttgtgTTCCctagcctggtctcgaactcctgagctcaggcagtccacctgccttggcctcccaaagtgttaggattatagatacgagctaccatgcccggcctttttaattttctttacagGAACTATGATGCCTTAAATGAGAGGACAAGATTCCTTATTGAAAAGGGCCAGTATGCAGTTGAGCTGATGATTACCTCTCATTTTAACCTTTAGCTTGGCCTTTGTAAATACTTACTTTGACCTGGTTCTTTAAGGGGGAAAAGATACTCATTTCTTGCTTCCATAATTCCTTCCCTCAGTACTAATTCTTGGAATTTGCTGCCTTGAGAAGGAGTTTTAGAAACCAGTCTaaggtggccgggtgcagtggctcacgcctgtaatcccagcactttgggaggccaaggcaggcggatcacgagatcaggagattgaaaccatcctggctaacatggtgaaaccccgtctctactaaaaaatacaaaaaattagccgggcgtggtggcgagcgcctgtagtcccagctactcgagaggctgaggcaggagaatggcctgaaccccagaggcggagcttgcagggagctgagattgcgccactgcatttcagcctgggcgacagagcaagactccgtctcaaaaacaataaataaataaaagaaacctgtttaaggctggggtgcagtggcatgtgccggTGATCCTAtccctttgggagaccaaggtgggaggattgcttgagcccagtctgagcaacatagcaagaccccatttctaacaacaaataaatacatacatttaaaaatatggccgggcgccatggctcatgcctgtaatcccagcactttgggaggccgaggcgggtggatcacttgaggttaggagttcgagactagcctggccaacatggtgaaaccctgtctccacttaaaaaaaaaaatacaaggccagacgtggtggctcatgcctgtaatctcagcactttgggaggccgaggcaggtggatcagaagtcaggagttcaagaccatcctggccaacatggtgaaaccgcatctctactaaaaatacaaaatttagctgggcatggtggcgggtgcctgtaatcctagcttaaaaaaaaattagctgggcgtggtggcataggcctgtaatcccagctacttgcgaagctgaggcaggagattcacttgaacctgggaagcagaggctgtcgtgagccaagatcgtgccactgcactccagcctgggcaacaagagcaaacctccatctcaaaaaaaaaaaaaaaaaaaaaagaaaaaaatttaattaaattaaaaaataataatatataagaaaaagaacaaaaacacaacaataaaacaacaacaaaataataatataaaaagaaacctgTCTAGCCTCTTCCCCGTTCTCTTTAGAATTCCTATTTTTAGCCAAATTTAAGAAGCAGTGCCCTGGAGCCTTGCTATCTACTGTGGTCCCAGTCTAGTAGCACCGATATTACCTGGGACtttgttagaaatgtagaatctcagACCCCACTCCAGATCCACTGAAATAGAATTAGCATTTTGAGAAGATCTGCAAGTGATTCCTCTGTACATGAGTTGGACAAGTAGAGTGATTCAGGTGCTATCTGGTGCACTTGTCTCCCTAGAACCATTGGAAAGTTGGAGCCATCCTACGTGATCCGCAAGTTTCTAGACGCCCAGCGCATTCACAACCTGACTGCCTACCTGCAGACCCTGCACCGACAATCCCTGGCCAATGCTGACCATACCACCCTGCTCCTCAACTGCTATACCAAGCTCAAGGACAGCTCGAAGCTGGAGGAGTTCATCAAGGTGCAGGATGGTGTTGGTGGGAGAGTCCTGGAGGCCCCACTTAGCATGAGGTGGCTCCACCGGGACTTGTTCGTTTCAGTAAGACATAGGGAGAGGAAAGGGCCGACCTTATTTAGGGGAGTGGCTGTTCCTGTTAGTTCTGTGCCATCTCCCCTCTTGTTTTATGACTCTAGAACTTCCCATGGTATCTAAGCCCAGGGTGGTAGCACTGGGGAAGCCCTGTCCCTAGCAGTGTCCCTCTAATAGTAGGGGCAGAGGAAAACTTTAGTCAGACACTCCCATAGGCTGAccagcataatattttcaaagcgTGGACTTTATGGTATCACCTTAGGAATCTGTCTGAAAGTCAGATGCCtgtttcctctcccttctctagCTACGTCTATGTAAATGATTTTGTCTCATGTCTCCCTGGCAGACAAAAAGTGAGAGTGAAGTCCACTTTGATGTGGAGACAGCCATCAAGGTCCTCCGGCAGGCTGGTTACTACTCCCATGCCCTGTACCTGGCGGAGAACCATGCACATCATGAGTGGTACCTGAAGATCCAGCTAGAGGACATTAAGgtaggtgagactctgtcttttttccccaagagacagggtctcgctatgttgcccaggctggacttgaattcctgggctcaggtgatcctcccaccccatcctcctgAGTAGAGGTGAGACTCTTAACTTGGGCCGAGCCCTATTGTTTTTGAAGATATCCCCAGAATGATGAAAGTGCtttctggtggctgaggcaggagtatgcaTTACTCTGCCCTTTACTTTTCCACAGAATTATCAGGAAGCCCTTCGGTACATCGGCAAGCTGCCTTTTGAGCAGGCAGAGAGCAACATGAAGCGCTATGGCAAGATCCTCATGCACCATATACCGGAGCAGACAACCCAGTTGCTGAAGGGACTTTGTACTGATTATCGGCCCAGCCTCGAAGGCCACAGCGATAGGGAGGCCCCAGGCTGCAGGGTGAGGCTGCAGGGAAAAGAGCTTCAGACAGTGGGATCACTTTAGGGGCTTCCTGTATATCACGCCCACTGACTCagcctcctttctcctcccttgcCATCCTAGGCCAACTCTGAGGAGTTCATCCCCATCTTTGCCAATAACCCGCGAGAGCTGAAAGCCTTCCTAGAGCACATGAGTGAAGTGCAGCCAGACTCACCCCAGGGCATCTACGACACGCTCCTTGAGCTGCGACTGCAGAACTGGGCTCATGAAAAGGACCCACAGGTGAGGCCTGGCCGGGGCTGCAGGAGAAAAGACAGTTCATGCCATCTCCATTCTTCCATCTTGGTGGCTGCCTTTCACTGCATTCCTTAGACCAGTAACACCTTACCTTGGGGCTCAGTGGTCCTCTGTGAAGAGGGAATGGACTGAGGGAAAGAGTTGACTGGCCTTGTCCAAAGAGACCTTGTGATTTTCCCCTTTTGTCCAGCAACTCTGCCCTCCTTCCTCTCCAGGTCAAAGAGAAGCTTCACGCAGAGGCCATTTCCCTGCTGAAGAGTGGTCGCTTCTGCGACGTCTTTGACAAGGCCCTGGTCCTGTGCCAGATGCATGACTTCCAGGATGGTGTCCTTTACCTCTATGAGCAGGGGAAGCTGTAAGAGTTTGGGGAATTTCAGGGAAAGGGGAAGAATCCAAGTCATTTTCCAGAGACAGCCACTGAGGTGTGCCCTTGCCCCGGCCACAGATTCCAGCAGATCATGCACTACCACATGCAGCATGAGCAGTACCGGCAGGTCATCACCGTGTGTGAACGCCATGGGGAGCAGGACCCCTCCTTGTGGGAGCAGGCCCTCAGCTACTTCGCTCGCAAGGAGGAGGACTGCAAGGAGTATGTGGCAGCTGTCCTCAAGCATATCGAGAACAAGAACCTCATGCCACCTCTTCTAGGTACTTGGGAAGACAGGATGGGTGGGTGACAAGCTGCTGACAGCTGGGCTCTGTGGCAGGGGCCCTTCAAC from Piliocolobus tephrosceles isolate RC106 chromosome 13, ASM277652v3, whole genome shotgun sequence encodes:
- the VPS11 gene encoding vacuolar protein sorting-associated protein 11 homolog isoform X2, which produces MEGQIWFLPRSLQLTGFQAYKLRVTHLYQLKQHNILASVGEDEEGINPLVKIWNLEKRDGGNPLCTRIFPAIPGTEPTVVSCLTVHENLNFMAIGFTDGSVTLNKGDITRDRHSKTQILHKGNYPVTGLAFRQAGKTTHLFVVTTENVQSYIVSGKDYPRVELDTHGCGLRCSALSDPSQDLQFIVAGDECVYLYQPDERGPCFAFEGHKLIAHWFRGYLVIVSRDRKVSPKSEFTSRDSQSSDKQILNIYDLCNKFIAYSAVFEDVVDVLAEWGSLYVLTRDGRVHALQEKDTQTKLEMLFKKNLFEMAINLAKSQHLDSDGLAQIFMQYGDHLYSKGNHDGAVQQYIRTIGKLEPSYVIRKFLDAQRIHNLTAYLQTLHRQSLANADHTTLLLNCYTKLKDSSKLEEFIKTKSESEVHFDVETAIKVLRQAGYYSHALYLAENHAHHEWYLKIQLEDIKNYQEALRYIGKLPFEQAESNMKRYGKILMHHIPEQTTQLLKGLCTDYRPSLEGHSDREAPGCRANSEEFIPIFANNPRELKAFLEHMSEVQPDSPQGIYDTLLELRLQNWAHEKDPQVKEKLHAEAISLLKSGRFCDVFDKALVLCQMHDFQDGVLYLYEQGKLFQQIMHYHMQHEQYRQVITVCERHGEQDPSLWEQALSYFARKEEDCKEYVAAVLKHIENKNLMPPLLVVQTLAHNSTATLSVIRDYLVQKLQKQSQQIAQDELRVRRYREETTRIRQEIQELKASPKIFQKTKCSICNSALELPSVHFLCGHSFHQHCFESYSESDADCPTCLPENRKVMDMIRAQEQKRDLHDQFQHQLKCSNDSFSVIADYFGRGVFNKLTLLTDPPTARLTSSLEAGLQRDLLMHSRRGT